ACAGCTCTGACGCGCAGGCGCGCCATGCGCTCTGTCCCCGGTGGGAGGTGCCCGCTGACCGGCGCCCAGCGCCCAGCTCATCAAACCCTGATCTTGTCTCAAAGTCTTTTATTTCGCGTGTCATCTTCACACGTGCTCATCCTGTCTCGTCTTACTACTTTCCGTGAACAATTAGAATGAAAGTGATAATTTTGattgtagtttttataattTCATTAATTGTTATAATAGGTTACGTAAATATACTCATCATCAACTCCTGGAGAACCTCTAAACACATGCCTGTGAATATATCATCTTTGTCGAACCATGGTGATCAAATTGTTTCAAGAACAGCTCTGAACGTTAACAAGCTAAACGCCGATAAGAAACGCCGGTCAGCTGTCGCTCCTTATATAAGAAACAAAATGGCAAAGGAAACCGGTCAAAACAGATCAACTGCTCCGACTAACGTGATCAGGAAGATAGAGGGCAGCCCTAGATTTCCAAACATTCATGATGTTGTATTAGAACTAGATAGCACCAAGTACTTTTGCAACGATTCGGAATCTGCGGAATGTGCCACTCTCACATCTATATTCGGGGAATCGATTCAGAAGGAGTTGACCAGAGTTTTGTCCTATGACAGCAATGTTTTCCGCTCTGGGGTGGAGAAGCTGAACACTTACCATGTGCGATTTAATGGGTCATACGGGCAGCTGCGGTCGCGAGATGAGGTGGCGTGCGCTCTGGGCCGGGTGCGCGTGCGTACGGTGACTGGGCAGGAGAAGCCGCTGGCGCAGCACGGGCTGGTGGCGCCGCCCGAGCCGCTACAGCGCGGTCGCCGCTACTCGAAGTGCGCCGTGGTGTCCAGCGCTGGTGCACTGCTTGGCTCACGCCTCGGACGCTTCATTGGTAATTATGATAGCTTCTATCTTTCATGACCCTTAACACAACGGTCAAACATGCATCATATCATATCGCAGTCGATCGTAGGGCATTAAAAATAGCGTTGTGCCTATGCCCTTAGTTGTTATTCGCTCGCTGGTATACCATTTAGTTCAGAAAAGTTATCCAGCAAtgctaatttataaatatttatattgcaTATATACCTTTGTATACAAAATTTATTTTCGTATAGGGCGTactttttctctgcagctgactgttcCTAATGTAAGGTTTAATTGTAATCATCATCCTCCTAGCGTTTGTCCTGTACTGTGACGGGGTTCGCTTTCCTACTTTTCTCCTTCCACTTAGCTCTATCCTGGACATCGGTTTCTGCTAACCCACAGgcgtttaaaatataaatttttggcGATGACATTACGCCACCGCTGCCTTGGTTTGCCCCTCCTGTTCGGGCCTGGTAAGGCGAAGCTAAGGGCTCTGTTGCCTACGTATTCAGGCGACCTTCTTTTGACATGCCCAAACCACCTCAGACGACTTTCTTGGAGCTTATCGGCGACGTCTCTCACTCCTAGGCTACCACGGATGTGTTCGTTACGAACCCTATCAATCCTGGAAATGCCTGACATCCACCTCAACATTTTCATCTCTGCCACATGGATGGCTTGGACATGTCGCTGGGTCACTGGCCATATTTACCTGCCATAAGTGAGGACCGGCCTTATGATGGTCTTGTTCACGAGGCCTTTCATTTTTATCGGCATTTTACTGTCGCAGGTCACACCGACACACAGGTAAGGTTTAATTTTAACGGTAGGTGAAAATTATAGTAAGGTTATTATGGCTtattccgtcatagggcctattccgtgcacgagcgtatatttctttgattttcaatcgtaggaaaaaaaaactaagtatcTTTGGAGGAACGAAGTTTTGGAGGTTTCAAGCTTTTTTATCGCTTTTTTCACTACTTATTCATAATCGTAGTAAATCTTTGTCCATTTTTGATTATAATCATGGTAAACAATCGATATAGCTCAATAAATGTTAGTGGTTTAAAAAAGTTCcaactaaaatatatgtaaaattaAACTGGTtgaaaaaacggcaaatttatAGGTTAAAATACCTTTGTgtatttatctatctaatacctttaaacgagcaattcttgtttatttatttatttatatatatatatatatatatttcggggatctcggaaactgctctaacgatttcgatgaaatttgctatatgggggtttttgggggcgaaaaatcgatctagctaggtcgtatctctgggaaaacgcgtattttcgagtttttttatgttttccgagcgaagctcggtcacccagatattaacgtattaattttataaaaataagcataGATGAATTTTGACATCTGTTTTTCTGGACCTCCATCAACAGTGGCGCTAACTGGTGAGCAAAAAACGCTTGCGTTAATTGAAcaaaaaaataggtattaagttaaGTACTAACATGCTTGTGATAGGCGTATACGATGTACGGTATCAGCAAGGTCATACTTGTATGACGAGTATATTTGCGACTTACCTATATGTTAACCTTCTGGGCGCTAGAATGAGGAAGTACCTGAATGAGCAAGAGAAAGTGACTAATAAACCATTTGAGCGCCAAGGACGCCTTTATGTATATACGCCTAAGGATAGCTGTGTGATCAGCGCCATGACGTCAATACACGTTCTAAaattagaaattaaaaactgCATATATGTGTACCTAtgcgtagtccccatttttctcCCTGGATAATGATATTATATCTATATCAAATtgcctaaaaatattttcaataatgtcaatatccagaaagcatttgtatggagaagtggTCACTAATACtttcgtttaaaaaaatatatttaaagagttATTTGTTGCCTAGCTTGGCTACTCGTATTGGTCTTTTAATAGAAAATCTTAGTCTCGAGAAACTGATACTGAAGAACACAGGTACCTACTGCATCAGAAGGTATGCGGGTACATAGTAGGTATGAAATTAACTGTATAGCAATAAGTGTAACTATTTACGTACCTagatatcaaataagtaggtttAAGTCACATGCGTTTCGAATAAGTCTTCTTGTCGGTTTGCCCTGTGTTTTTGAATCACTGATCATCGCCATTAGatactacgagtaggtatactaCCTATTACCAAGTGAATCAtcgtgatttaaactttcacgatttttacacattattaaattatacaacgggacttaatcgcgtatctaagttttaagatttacctcttttaagttttaagttttgagtcttctccgagaccacggggacaacgccgtcctcgaaacgtcggaggtaaatcttaaaacttagatacgcgattaagtcccgttgtataatttaataatgaatcaTCGTGTTTTCAATTTAGTAATAACCGTAAGTTACGTATGTGCAGCGCTGTttgagtaggtatatgtaagtaTTTCTTTAGACACTTCTATGTTTGTATACAGTTAGTGTCCTCaatatattttagtaggtaactAATCTGTGTAGGCATTACTTACTTGACTCGTTTTTGTTGGGGCAATAGCCCGCAATTAGCGCAAATTTATTACTCACAAAGACGACGTTACACGGGAACAATCCGCGTTCGACAGAGCCGTAATCTTCACATACAGAATTACAGTCAAAGTATGATATTATAGTCTTTCGCCTCTAGTGGCAAATGGACCCCTCCGGTCGACTTTGGCCACTTCCTAATTTGTCTCTTTCCAAACTTGTCCACTTCCGAATTCGTCCACTCCAACCCAACATCGATATAAACAATTATCGATATAAAATCACCTGTTTAAACAcggcaaccacataatagtgaccggaaaaagataggcaacctagttgattcatgttgtacaagttgtatactttccatcgAAACTTATTTCGTTCGTCAGACAAATCGCTGAAATTAgacgaaaaaatattttttcaaaaattaattaaaaatagacttgaccatatttctctaggcaaccctatt
This genomic window from Cydia amplana chromosome Z, ilCydAmpl1.1, whole genome shotgun sequence contains:
- the LOC134660995 gene encoding beta-galactoside alpha-2,6-sialyltransferase 2, with amino-acid sequence MKVIILIVVFIISLIVIIGYVNILIINSWRTSKHMPVNISSLSNHGDQIVSRTALNVNKLNADKKRRSAVAPYIRNKMAKETGQNRSTAPTNVIRKIEGSPRFPNIHDVVLELDSTKYFCNDSESAECATLTSIFGESIQKELTRVLSYDSNVFRSGVEKLNTYHVRFNGSYGQLRSRDEVACALGRVRVRTVTGQEKPLAQHGLVAPPEPLQRGRRYSKCAVVSSAGALLGSRLGRFIDSHDMVVRFNNAPTENYTEDVGSKTTFRIVNSQVVAKTEYNFLEDPLYCNISIIIWDPANYSSNLDDWYRSPDYPLFQVYKRFLELNPDADVHMLNPQVLWEIWTLLQSSAPNRIRKNPPSSGFIGIWFALHRCANVHVFEYVPSSRATTRCHYYSAHKDRHCTLGSWHPLAQEKILANLMRNNSDFDTYQRGFINIPGVQSFDCPD